Proteins encoded by one window of Rhodamnia argentea isolate NSW1041297 chromosome 6, ASM2092103v1, whole genome shotgun sequence:
- the LOC115734211 gene encoding translation initiation factor eIF-2B subunit gamma isoform X2, which translates to MDFQVVVLAGGFSKKLVPLVSKEVPKALLPVANRPVLSYVLELLEQSNLKDLIVVVEGEHAALLVGGWISGAYVDRLHVEVAAVPEDIGTAGALRAIAHHLTAKDILVVSGDLVSDVPPGAVAAAHRRHNAVVTAMLCSAPVSGPAESGSSGGKDKTKKAGRYNLIGLDRSKQFLLYIATGAELENDLRIQKSILRAVGEMEIRADLIDAHLYAFKRTVLQEILHQKDTFQSLKEDLLPYLVRSQLVIGEVNHLSGYSFSAHNNIIHPSAELGSKTTVGPHCMLGEGSQMGDKCSVKRSVIGRHCRIGSNVKIVNSIIMNHVTIGDGCSIQGSVVCSNVQLQERVVLKDCQVGAGFVVIAGGEYKGESLAKKEK; encoded by the exons ATGGATTTTCAAGTGGTAGTGTTAGCCGGTGGCTTCTCGAAGAAGCTCGTCCCTCTCGTCTCTAAG GAGGTGCCTAAGGCGCTGCTCCCGGTGGCCAACCGCCCGGTCCTGTCCTACGTCTTGGAGCTCCTGGAGCAAAGTAACCTCAAGGATCTCATCGTC GTTGTCGAGGGAGAACATGCGGCTCTCCTTGTTGGAGGCTGGATATCGGGTGCTTATGTGGACCGTCTGCATGTTGAG GTTGCTGCCGTACCTGAGGACATCGGGACAGCTGGAGCCCTTCGAGCCATTGCACATCATCTGACTGCAAAAGACATCTTG GTTGTGAGTGGTGATCTTGTTTCTGATGTGCCTCCTGGAGCTGTGGCAGCTGCACATAGACGGCACAATGCTGTGGTAACTGCAATGCTTTGCTCCGCTCCTGTAAGCGGTCCTGCAGAGTCAGGATCCTCTGGTGGAAAGGACAAAACCAAGAAAGCAGGACGCTACAACCTCATAGGGTTGGACCGTTCAAAGCAGTTCCTATTATACATTGCCACAG GTGCTGAACTTGAGAACGATCTCCGTATTCAGAAGAGTATACTTCGTGCAGTAGGCGAG ATGGAAATCCGTGCTGATCTCATTGATGCTCATTTATATGCCTTCAAAAG GACCGTGCTGCAAGAGATTCTACATCAGAAGGATACATTTCAAAGTTTAAAGGAGGATTTATTGCCTTATCTAGTGCGGAGCCAGCTG GTCATTGGAGAGGTAAATCATCTGTCAGGCTATTCTTTCTCTGCTCATAACAACATTATCCATCCTTCAGCGGAGCTGGGATCTAAAACTACT GTGGGACCACATTGTATGCTTGGGGAAGGATCTCAAATGGGGGATAAATGTAGCGTAAAGCGATCTGTTATAGGCCGCCACTGCCGGATAGGTTCCAATGTCAAG attgttaattcaatcattaTGAACCATGTTACGATTGGAGATGGTTGCTCGATACAAGGGTCTGTAGTTTGCAGTAATGTACAGCTTCAAGAACGTGTTGTTTTGAAAGATTgccag GTTGGAGCAGGTTTTGTCGTTATTGCAGGCGGTGAGTATAAGGGAGAGTCCTTGGCTAAGAAGGAGAAATGA
- the LOC115734211 gene encoding translation initiation factor eIF-2B subunit gamma isoform X1, which produces MDFQVVVLAGGFSKKLVPLVSKEVPKALLPVANRPVLSYVLELLEQSNLKDLIVVVEGEHAALLVGGWISGAYVDRLHVEVAAVPEDIGTAGALRAIAHHLTAKDILVVSGDLVSDVPPGAVAAAHRRHNAVVTAMLCSAPVSGPAESGSSGGKDKTKKAGRYNLIGLDRSKQFLLYIATGAELENDLRIQKSILRAVGEMEIRADLIDAHLYAFKRTVLQEILHQKDTFQSLKEDLLPYLVRSQLKSEILLNGAPQPEENGNEKVASQNNQVLLSQILSNSSRPNFHERHELDSYGSAPARRTHKCCVYIASKSKYCARLNSIQAFSDINRDVIGEVNHLSGYSFSAHNNIIHPSAELGSKTTVGPHCMLGEGSQMGDKCSVKRSVIGRHCRIGSNVKIVNSIIMNHVTIGDGCSIQGSVVCSNVQLQERVVLKDCQVGAGFVVIAGGEYKGESLAKKEK; this is translated from the exons ATGGATTTTCAAGTGGTAGTGTTAGCCGGTGGCTTCTCGAAGAAGCTCGTCCCTCTCGTCTCTAAG GAGGTGCCTAAGGCGCTGCTCCCGGTGGCCAACCGCCCGGTCCTGTCCTACGTCTTGGAGCTCCTGGAGCAAAGTAACCTCAAGGATCTCATCGTC GTTGTCGAGGGAGAACATGCGGCTCTCCTTGTTGGAGGCTGGATATCGGGTGCTTATGTGGACCGTCTGCATGTTGAG GTTGCTGCCGTACCTGAGGACATCGGGACAGCTGGAGCCCTTCGAGCCATTGCACATCATCTGACTGCAAAAGACATCTTG GTTGTGAGTGGTGATCTTGTTTCTGATGTGCCTCCTGGAGCTGTGGCAGCTGCACATAGACGGCACAATGCTGTGGTAACTGCAATGCTTTGCTCCGCTCCTGTAAGCGGTCCTGCAGAGTCAGGATCCTCTGGTGGAAAGGACAAAACCAAGAAAGCAGGACGCTACAACCTCATAGGGTTGGACCGTTCAAAGCAGTTCCTATTATACATTGCCACAG GTGCTGAACTTGAGAACGATCTCCGTATTCAGAAGAGTATACTTCGTGCAGTAGGCGAG ATGGAAATCCGTGCTGATCTCATTGATGCTCATTTATATGCCTTCAAAAG GACCGTGCTGCAAGAGATTCTACATCAGAAGGATACATTTCAAAGTTTAAAGGAGGATTTATTGCCTTATCTAGTGCGGAGCCAGCTG AAATCCGAAATATTACTAAATGGTGCACCACAACCCGAAGAGAACGGAAATGAAAAGGTTGCTTCCCAGAACAACCAAGTATTGCTGTCACAAATTCTGTCTAATTCATCGAGGCCAAATTTCCATGAACGCCATGAGTTAGATTCATATGGTTCTGCCCCTGCTCGAAGAACGCATAAATGTTGTGTATACATTGCCAGCAAAAGCAAGTATTGCGCCCGCTTGAACTCCATCCAAGCATTTAGCGATATCAATCGTGAT GTCATTGGAGAGGTAAATCATCTGTCAGGCTATTCTTTCTCTGCTCATAACAACATTATCCATCCTTCAGCGGAGCTGGGATCTAAAACTACT GTGGGACCACATTGTATGCTTGGGGAAGGATCTCAAATGGGGGATAAATGTAGCGTAAAGCGATCTGTTATAGGCCGCCACTGCCGGATAGGTTCCAATGTCAAG attgttaattcaatcattaTGAACCATGTTACGATTGGAGATGGTTGCTCGATACAAGGGTCTGTAGTTTGCAGTAATGTACAGCTTCAAGAACGTGTTGTTTTGAAAGATTgccag GTTGGAGCAGGTTTTGTCGTTATTGCAGGCGGTGAGTATAAGGGAGAGTCCTTGGCTAAGAAGGAGAAATGA
- the LOC115734211 gene encoding translation initiation factor eIF-2B subunit gamma isoform X3 produces MDFQVVVLAGGFSKKLVPLVSKEVPKALLPVANRPVLSYVLELLEQSNLKDLIVVVEGEHAALLVGGWISGAYVDRLHVEVAAVPEDIGTAGALRAIAHHLTAKDILVVSGDLVSDVPPGAVAAAHRRHNAVVTAMLCSAPVSGPAESGSSGGKDKTKKAGRYNLIGLDRSKQFLLYIATGAELENDLRIQKSILRAVGEMEIRADLIDAHLYAFKRTVLQEILHQKDTFQSLKEDLLPYLVRSQLVGPHCMLGEGSQMGDKCSVKRSVIGRHCRIGSNVKIVNSIIMNHVTIGDGCSIQGSVVCSNVQLQERVVLKDCQVGAGFVVIAGGEYKGESLAKKEK; encoded by the exons ATGGATTTTCAAGTGGTAGTGTTAGCCGGTGGCTTCTCGAAGAAGCTCGTCCCTCTCGTCTCTAAG GAGGTGCCTAAGGCGCTGCTCCCGGTGGCCAACCGCCCGGTCCTGTCCTACGTCTTGGAGCTCCTGGAGCAAAGTAACCTCAAGGATCTCATCGTC GTTGTCGAGGGAGAACATGCGGCTCTCCTTGTTGGAGGCTGGATATCGGGTGCTTATGTGGACCGTCTGCATGTTGAG GTTGCTGCCGTACCTGAGGACATCGGGACAGCTGGAGCCCTTCGAGCCATTGCACATCATCTGACTGCAAAAGACATCTTG GTTGTGAGTGGTGATCTTGTTTCTGATGTGCCTCCTGGAGCTGTGGCAGCTGCACATAGACGGCACAATGCTGTGGTAACTGCAATGCTTTGCTCCGCTCCTGTAAGCGGTCCTGCAGAGTCAGGATCCTCTGGTGGAAAGGACAAAACCAAGAAAGCAGGACGCTACAACCTCATAGGGTTGGACCGTTCAAAGCAGTTCCTATTATACATTGCCACAG GTGCTGAACTTGAGAACGATCTCCGTATTCAGAAGAGTATACTTCGTGCAGTAGGCGAG ATGGAAATCCGTGCTGATCTCATTGATGCTCATTTATATGCCTTCAAAAG GACCGTGCTGCAAGAGATTCTACATCAGAAGGATACATTTCAAAGTTTAAAGGAGGATTTATTGCCTTATCTAGTGCGGAGCCAGCTG GTGGGACCACATTGTATGCTTGGGGAAGGATCTCAAATGGGGGATAAATGTAGCGTAAAGCGATCTGTTATAGGCCGCCACTGCCGGATAGGTTCCAATGTCAAG attgttaattcaatcattaTGAACCATGTTACGATTGGAGATGGTTGCTCGATACAAGGGTCTGTAGTTTGCAGTAATGTACAGCTTCAAGAACGTGTTGTTTTGAAAGATTgccag GTTGGAGCAGGTTTTGTCGTTATTGCAGGCGGTGAGTATAAGGGAGAGTCCTTGGCTAAGAAGGAGAAATGA
- the LOC115734407 gene encoding stomatal closure-related actin-binding protein 1-like, which produces MTRMTREFGTAIQRPVPAVSADVIFASTRFPKYKIGANNRIIDARDDAKILSLKEVVARETAQLLEQQKRLSVRDLASKFERGLAAAAKLSDEARLREAASLEKHVLLKKLRDALESLRGRVTGRSKDDVEEAITMVESLAAQLTQREGELIQEKAEVKKLANFLKQASEDAKKLVDEERAFARAEIESAKAAVRRVEEALQEHERTSRASGKQDLEGLMKEVQEARRIIMLHQRSKVMDMEYELHALRSQLAEKSKRSLELQKELAMMRKGEMSLLLYELEGAEALGSYLQIVPCSDSAPVLSKCTIQWHRMSCEDGSKELISGATKPIYAPEPFDVGRLLQVDIVCDDQRIALTTTGPIDPAAGLGSYVEALVRKHDTQFKVVVAQTNGVEHPLESIHVLHIGRMRMKLSKEKTTVAKEYYSSSMQLCGVRGGGNAAAQALFWQAKQGVSFVLAFESERERNAAVMLARRFAYDCNIMLAGPDDRAPIGTR; this is translated from the exons ATGACGAGGATGACTCGTGAATTTGGCACTGCGATCCAAAGACCGGTCCCTGCTGTGTCTGCTGACGTGATTTTTGCTTCTACTCGGTTTCCAAAGTACAAAATTGGAGCCAACAATCGGATCATAGATGCAAGAGATGATGCAAAGATTCTGTCTCTGAAAGAAGTTGTTGCGCGTGAGACTGCTCAGTTGCTAGAACAGCAGAAGCGTTTATCAGTACGTGATCTTGCTAGTAAATTTGAGAGAGGGCTGGCTGCTGCTGCTAAATTATCCGATGAG GCTCGACTCAGGGAGGCTGCTTCCTTGGAGAAACATGTTCTATTGAAGAAGCTTAGAGATGCATTGGAATCCTTGCGAGGACGGGTGACAGGTAGAAGCAAGGATGATGTCGAAGAAGCAATAACCATG GTGGAATCTTTGGCTGCTCAGTTGACTCAAAGAGAAGGAGAGTTAATCCAAGAGAAGGCTGAAGTAAAGAAATTAGCAAATTTCCTCAAGCAG GCTTCGGAGGATGCCAAAAAACTTGTTGATGAAGAAAGGGCTTTTGCTCGTGCTGAAATTGAGAGTGCGAAAGCTGCCGTTCGAAGAGTAGAAGAGGCCCTTCAGGAGCATGAACGTACATCTCGAGCCTCAGGGAAACAG GACTTGGAAGGATTAATGAAAGAGGTTCAAGAAGCTAGGCGGATCATTATGTTGCATCAGCGAAGTAAG GTCATGGACATGGAATATGAGTTGCACGCCTTGAGGAGTCAACTTGCAGAGAAGTCCAAGCGTTCACTTGAGCTTCAAAAAGAG CTTGCAATGATGAGAAAGGGAGAGATGAGCTTGCTTCTATATGAGTTAGAAGGAGCCGAAGCACTGGGTTCCTATCTGCAGATTGTGCCATGCTCTGACAGTGCTCCAGTACTATCTAAATGTACAATTCAGTGGCACAGGATGTCATGTGAAGATGGCAGTAAGGAACTTATATCAG GAGCTACCAAACCTATCTATGCTCCAGAGCCTTTTGATGTGGGGCGACTACTGCAAGTTGATATTGTTTGTGATGACCAACGCATTGCCTTGACGACCACTGGTCCAATTGACCCAG CCGCTGGTTTGGGAAGTTATGTTGAAGCACTTGTGCGGAAACATGACACACAATTCAAG GTGGTGGTTGCTCAGACTAATGGTGTGGAACATCCGTTAGAATCTATTCACGTTCTTCACATTGGGAGAATGAGAATGAAACTTTCTAAAGAAAAGACGACCGTAGCTAAAGAATATTATTCGAGTTCAATGCAG CTCTGCGGGGTTAGAGGTGGTGGCAATGCTGCAGCTCAGGCATTGTTTTGGCAAGCGAAGCAAGGAGTTTCCTTTGTATTAGCATTTGAatcagagagagaaaggaatgCTGCCGTAATGCTTGCCAGAAGATTTGCTTATGATTGCAAT ATCATGCTTGCCGGACCAGATGACAGAGCACCTATAGGTACCCGATAA